In a single window of the Candidatus Rokuibacteriota bacterium genome:
- the tsaB gene encoding tRNA (adenosine(37)-N6)-threonylcarbamoyltransferase complex dimerization subunit type 1 TsaB, with protein MKVLALESATLSGGAALLDGDRLVGESVLSVALTHSERLMATVDRLLQDCGWGARDLEGLAVSIGPGSFTGIRVGVATAKGLGLALGLPVAPVPTLDALASALPFADAPVCPLLDARKGEVYLSLYRWSRDRMVRVWDYLALPPAAAVARLEPPVIVLGDGVEPCRSFLAPLGDSLRVAPPGRRLPAPGVVAQLGHAMLEAGQGVAPEALLPFYLRPSEAELKVGRAVAGGEASGHGR; from the coding sequence ATGAAAGTGCTGGCCCTCGAGAGCGCGACCCTGAGCGGCGGCGCGGCGCTCCTGGACGGCGACCGCCTCGTCGGGGAGAGCGTGCTCTCGGTAGCGCTCACGCACTCCGAGCGGCTCATGGCCACGGTGGACCGGCTGCTCCAGGATTGCGGGTGGGGCGCGAGGGACCTGGAGGGTCTGGCCGTCTCGATCGGGCCAGGCTCCTTCACCGGGATCCGCGTCGGGGTGGCGACGGCGAAGGGGCTGGGCCTCGCGCTGGGCCTCCCCGTGGCGCCCGTGCCGACACTGGATGCCCTGGCGTCCGCGCTGCCCTTCGCGGATGCGCCCGTGTGCCCGCTCCTCGATGCGCGCAAGGGCGAGGTGTACCTCTCGCTGTACCGGTGGAGCCGGGACCGGATGGTGCGAGTCTGGGACTATCTCGCGCTGCCTCCCGCGGCGGCGGTCGCGCGCCTCGAGCCTCCCGTGATCGTGCTCGGCGACGGCGTGGAGCCCTGCCGTTCCTTCCTCGCTCCGCTCGGCGACTCCCTGCGCGTGGCCCCGCCCGGGAGGCGGCTGCCGGCTCCTGGTGTCGTTGCCCAGCTCGGTCACGCGATGCTCGAGGCCGGCCAGGGCGTGGCCCCCGAAGCGCTGCTCCCCTTCTACCTCCGCCCCTCCG
- a CDS encoding ABC transporter substrate-binding protein: MRTSRVIGVIAALLLLAALGTPWTAAQEKPRRGGVLTWFDYGDPGRLDVHAESPLVVQQATAGVYSGLLHYDPDEPTKVIGDLAERWTVSPDGKTYTFHLRKGVRWHDGQPFSSADVKATFDRVLRPDFKSPKCGASLKPMVASVEAVDPHTVTFQLKFPAAPFVPSVASAWCRIAAKHILAKYGDLNGPEAQIGTGPFRFKKYERGSVIEWERNPNYFIPGLPYLDGVKQFILVGGPTQVAAAKASKIMLWDAWPAMRKTQADELRRARDDVEIFQTSINTLFLIYLNATKPPFNNPDLRRAVNLAVDRQELVGKALEGAGVPCAILDPKLVGDFALPLEEVSKVPGCRQPKDADVAEAKRLVEKHHPGGLDIEVATRSVGNYVDRAQLVLAQLRRIGIRGTLKTHESAAGFAAFGKGDFLLIATQDRSMDVNDPSAVFHIAYTTEAGSNWGRWSDSKVDDLAARALRESNRDRRKALYWELQRHILGRGDHSSLAVGWVEGWFFKDKRLRNYRPGVTTYDNNTFMKVWLAP, from the coding sequence ATGAGGACCTCGCGGGTGATCGGTGTCATCGCCGCGCTCCTGCTGCTCGCCGCGCTCGGGACGCCCTGGACGGCGGCCCAGGAGAAGCCGCGCCGCGGCGGGGTGCTCACCTGGTTCGACTATGGCGATCCCGGCCGGCTGGACGTCCACGCCGAGTCGCCGCTGGTCGTCCAGCAGGCCACGGCGGGTGTCTACAGCGGGCTCCTCCACTACGATCCCGACGAGCCCACCAAGGTGATCGGTGACCTTGCCGAGCGCTGGACCGTGTCACCCGATGGGAAGACCTACACCTTCCATCTGCGCAAGGGGGTCAGGTGGCATGACGGCCAGCCCTTCTCCTCGGCCGACGTGAAGGCGACCTTCGACCGCGTCCTGCGGCCTGATTTCAAGAGCCCCAAGTGCGGCGCCTCGCTCAAGCCCATGGTGGCGAGCGTGGAGGCGGTGGACCCGCACACGGTGACCTTCCAGCTGAAGTTCCCGGCGGCGCCCTTCGTGCCCTCGGTGGCCTCCGCGTGGTGCCGGATCGCGGCCAAGCACATCCTCGCCAAGTACGGCGATCTCAACGGGCCCGAGGCACAGATCGGCACGGGGCCGTTCAGGTTCAAGAAGTACGAGCGCGGCAGCGTGATCGAGTGGGAGCGCAACCCGAACTACTTCATCCCGGGGCTCCCGTATCTGGACGGCGTCAAGCAGTTCATCCTGGTGGGCGGACCCACCCAGGTGGCCGCTGCGAAGGCGAGCAAGATCATGCTCTGGGATGCCTGGCCGGCCATGCGGAAGACGCAGGCCGACGAGCTCAGGCGCGCGCGGGACGACGTGGAGATCTTCCAGACGTCGATCAATACCCTCTTCCTCATCTACCTGAACGCCACGAAGCCGCCCTTCAATAACCCCGACCTCCGGCGCGCCGTCAACCTCGCTGTCGACCGCCAGGAGCTGGTCGGCAAGGCGCTGGAGGGCGCGGGCGTGCCCTGCGCCATCCTCGACCCGAAGCTGGTCGGCGACTTCGCGCTGCCGCTCGAGGAGGTGAGCAAAGTGCCGGGCTGCCGCCAGCCCAAGGACGCGGACGTGGCCGAGGCCAAGCGGCTGGTCGAGAAGCACCACCCGGGAGGCCTCGACATCGAGGTGGCCACGCGCTCGGTGGGCAACTACGTGGACAGGGCGCAGCTCGTGCTGGCCCAGCTCAGGCGGATCGGCATCCGCGGCACACTCAAGACCCACGAGAGCGCGGCGGGCTTCGCGGCCTTCGGCAAGGGGGACTTCCTCCTGATCGCCACCCAGGACCGGAGCATGGACGTCAACGACCCCTCCGCCGTCTTCCACATCGCCTACACGACCGAGGCGGGCAGCAACTGGGGCCGCTGGTCAGACTCGAAGGTGGACGATCTCGCCGCCCGCGCGCTCCGGGAGTCGAATCGCGACAGGCGCAAGGCGCTGTACTGGGAGCTCCAGCGTCACATCCTCGGACGGGGCGACCACTCCTCCCTCGCAGTGGGCTGGGTGGAGGGGTGGTTCTTCAAGGACAAGCGGCTCCGGAACTACAGGCCGGGTGTGACCACCTACGACAACAACACGTTCATGAAGGTCTGGCTCGCCCCGTAG
- a CDS encoding ABC transporter permease: MLAAAGRLALRQPLGAAGALVVLVLVGVALLAPRLAPHGPKETAFAPYLAPSAEFLMGTDQVGRDVLSRVIWGARLSLYVGLASVVVGITLGALWGVATAYLGGLADIGSQRVVDSLMALPPIILALALMAALGQSVTNVILALIILLTPTAARTVRAVALGVAAAPYVEAARAAGGSHWRIISRHLLPNCLASYIVLLTTNVSYAIVVEASLSFLGAGAPPDDPSWGGMLTAGVQAIETAPWMVFFPGLAISLAVFGLNLLGDSIRDVTDPRLRGGLG; this comes from the coding sequence ATGCTCGCCGCCGCCGGGCGCCTCGCCCTCCGCCAGCCCCTCGGCGCCGCCGGCGCCCTGGTGGTCCTCGTGCTGGTGGGCGTGGCCCTCCTGGCGCCGCGGCTGGCGCCCCACGGGCCCAAGGAGACGGCCTTCGCCCCCTACCTCGCCCCGAGCGCGGAGTTCCTCATGGGCACGGATCAGGTCGGGCGTGACGTGCTGAGCCGGGTGATCTGGGGGGCGCGCCTGTCCCTCTACGTGGGGCTTGCCTCGGTCGTCGTCGGGATCACGCTGGGCGCGCTGTGGGGCGTCGCGACGGCCTACCTCGGCGGGCTCGCCGACATCGGCAGCCAGCGGGTGGTCGACAGTCTCATGGCGCTGCCGCCCATCATCCTTGCGCTGGCCCTGATGGCGGCGCTGGGCCAGTCGGTGACCAATGTCATCCTGGCCCTGATCATCCTGCTCACCCCCACGGCGGCGCGGACGGTGCGCGCCGTGGCCCTGGGCGTCGCGGCGGCGCCGTATGTCGAGGCGGCACGGGCGGCCGGCGGCTCGCACTGGCGCATCATCTCTCGCCACCTGCTCCCCAACTGCCTGGCGAGCTACATCGTGCTCCTCACGACCAACGTCTCCTACGCCATCGTGGTGGAGGCCTCGCTCTCCTTCCTCGGCGCCGGGGCCCCCCCGGACGACCCGTCCTGGGGGGGCATGCTCACGGCCGGCGTGCAGGCCATCGAGACGGCCCCGTGGATGGTATTCTTCCCTGGCCTGGCCATCAGCCTGGCTGTCTTCGGGCTGAACCTGCTCGGGGACTCGATCCGTGACGTCACCGACCCGCGCCTGCGCGGGGGTCTCGGCTAG
- a CDS encoding DMT family transporter, which translates to MTPARAYGLLLLVTLLWAGNFPLGKLALLELGPITLTAARATLAAPGLVLLARLTHGPFPAFARRDRWTFVVISLTGLVGNTTIWYWGLSHTSPVNAGILGAAAPVIVALAGAVWLGDPLAPRHILGIAVTMGAVLLTMSHGSPEALLTLSFNRGDLIILVSQIAWVGYTVFSRASRSELPSLTVQAGAHVVSLAVLAPLALLERPWQSLAAASWVGWGVIVYAAGPIALGHIWYYQAIRIVGAGRAAVFMNLVPFVVIALSWLILGEPIRWYHLTGATVVIGGVALATAR; encoded by the coding sequence ATGACTCCCGCCCGCGCGTACGGCCTGCTCCTGCTGGTGACCCTCCTGTGGGCCGGGAACTTCCCCCTCGGCAAGCTTGCGTTGCTGGAGCTCGGCCCCATCACGCTCACGGCCGCGCGGGCCACGCTGGCCGCGCCGGGCCTCGTCCTCCTCGCGCGCCTCACCCACGGCCCCTTCCCCGCGTTCGCGCGGCGGGATCGCTGGACCTTCGTCGTGATCTCCCTCACGGGGCTCGTCGGCAACACCACGATCTGGTACTGGGGCCTCTCTCACACGAGCCCCGTGAACGCCGGGATCCTGGGCGCCGCGGCCCCCGTGATCGTGGCGCTGGCGGGCGCCGTCTGGCTCGGCGATCCTCTCGCCCCGCGGCACATCCTCGGCATCGCGGTCACCATGGGGGCCGTGCTCCTCACGATGTCCCACGGCTCCCCGGAGGCCCTGTTGACGCTGTCCTTCAACCGGGGCGACCTGATCATCCTGGTCTCCCAGATCGCCTGGGTCGGCTACACCGTGTTCAGCCGGGCGAGCCGTTCGGAGCTGCCGTCGCTGACCGTGCAGGCCGGGGCGCATGTGGTGTCGCTGGCGGTGCTGGCGCCCCTGGCGCTCCTTGAGCGCCCGTGGCAATCCCTGGCGGCAGCATCCTGGGTGGGCTGGGGAGTGATCGTCTACGCGGCCGGGCCCATCGCGCTGGGGCACATCTGGTACTACCAGGCGATCCGCATCGTGGGGGCGGGCCGGGCCGCCGTCTTCATGAACCTCGTCCCGTTCGTCGTGATCGCGCTGTCATGGCTGATCCTGGGCGAGCCGATCCGCTGGTACCACCTGACGGGAGCCACGGTCGTCATCGGCGGCGTCGCGCTGGCCACGGCCCGCTGA
- the kbl gene encoding glycine C-acetyltransferase gives MYGEVRRRLESELDEIRQAGLWKGERVIEGPQGARVAVASREVLNFCANNYLGLANDPALLRAAREGLERWGLGLASVRFICGTQRVHTELEAALARFLGTEDAILYTSCFDANGGLFETLMGEPDAVISDALNHASIIDGIRLCRAQRHRYEHADMADLERALHATREARTRLIATDGVFSMDGDVAPLREICDLADRYDALVMVDDSHATGFFGPTGRGTPEHCGVAGRVDIVTSTLGKALGGASGGFTASRREVVALLRQRSRPYLFSNTLPPALVCASLACLEILSGSTTRRDRLEAHTRWFRRAMTQAGFAIRPGEHPIVPIMLGDAHLAQGMAAALLQEGIYVVGFAYPVVPKGQARIRVQLSAAHEPAHLERAVAAFVKVGHALGVL, from the coding sequence ATGTACGGGGAGGTCAGGAGGCGGCTGGAGAGCGAGCTCGACGAGATCCGCCAGGCGGGACTCTGGAAGGGCGAGCGGGTCATCGAAGGGCCGCAGGGAGCGCGGGTGGCCGTCGCCAGCCGGGAAGTGCTGAACTTCTGCGCCAACAACTACCTCGGCCTGGCCAACGACCCCGCACTGCTCCGCGCCGCCCGGGAGGGGCTCGAGCGCTGGGGCCTCGGCCTGGCCAGCGTGCGCTTCATCTGCGGCACCCAGCGCGTCCACACGGAGCTCGAAGCCGCCCTGGCGCGCTTCCTCGGCACGGAGGACGCGATCCTCTACACCTCCTGCTTCGACGCCAACGGCGGGCTCTTCGAGACGCTCATGGGCGAGCCGGACGCCGTCATCTCCGACGCGCTCAACCACGCCTCCATCATCGATGGCATCCGCCTCTGCCGCGCCCAGCGCCACCGCTACGAGCACGCCGACATGGCCGATCTCGAGCGCGCCCTGCACGCCACGCGGGAGGCCCGCACGCGGCTCATCGCCACCGACGGTGTCTTCTCCATGGACGGCGACGTGGCGCCCCTCCGCGAGATCTGCGACCTGGCCGACCGCTACGATGCCCTCGTGATGGTGGACGACAGCCACGCCACCGGCTTCTTCGGCCCCACCGGTCGGGGCACCCCCGAGCACTGCGGGGTCGCCGGCCGCGTGGACATCGTCACCTCCACGCTCGGCAAGGCGCTCGGCGGCGCCAGCGGCGGCTTCACGGCCAGCCGCCGCGAGGTGGTCGCCCTCCTCCGCCAGCGCTCGCGCCCCTACCTGTTCTCCAACACGCTGCCCCCGGCACTGGTCTGCGCCTCCCTGGCCTGCCTCGAGATCCTCTCGGGGAGCACCACGCGGCGCGACCGGCTCGAGGCCCACACCCGCTGGTTCCGCCGCGCCATGACCCAGGCCGGCTTCGCCATCCGCCCGGGCGAGCACCCGATCGTCCCCATCATGCTGGGCGACGCGCACCTCGCCCAGGGGATGGCCGCCGCGCTCCTCCAGGAAGGGATCTACGTGGTCGGCTTCGCCTACCCCGTCGTGCCGAAAGGTCAGGCCCGCATCCGCGTCCAGCTGAGCGCCGCGCACGAGCCCGCCCACCTCGAGCGAGCGGTGGCCGCCTTCGTCAAGGTCGGCCACGCCCTCGGCGTCCTCTGA
- a CDS encoding NAD-dependent epimerase/dehydratase family protein produces the protein MADPGRADPLVPPDGSHGRHRRRRAGHGPLTRTGGQRNGGSSRYDGPGVHAGGERVARKPVVLVTGASGEMGHGLIHRLADLGAFDVLALDVRGLDPALARRCAAVRIGDILDRHLLDRLRSEFEISVVFHLAALLSTRAEFIPETAHEVNVQGTLGVLRLALEEARSLGRPVKVLFPSSIAVYGLPDLAAKRAAGRVAEDRWLGPITMYGCNKLYCEHLGRYFARHYRQLAAPGGLGGVDFRAIRFPGLISAFTLPSGGTSDYASEMLHAAAQGRSYTCFVREDTRLPFMAMPDAIGALLALMEAPGESLTTLVYNVGAFSPSAGEIADLVHAAFPAGQIAFAPDPRRQAIVDSWPEDVDDARARHDWGFRPAYDLGRAFGEYLLPNVRRRYAGP, from the coding sequence ATGGCTGATCCTGGGCGAGCCGATCCGCTGGTACCACCTGACGGGAGCCACGGTCGTCATCGGCGGCGTCGCGCTGGCCACGGCCCGCTGACCCGCACAGGAGGCCAGCGGAACGGGGGATCGTCCCGGTATGATGGGCCGGGAGTCCACGCAGGAGGAGAGCGGGTGGCGCGCAAGCCCGTCGTGCTCGTGACCGGCGCCAGCGGGGAGATGGGGCATGGCTTGATCCACCGCCTCGCCGACCTGGGCGCCTTCGATGTCCTCGCCCTGGACGTCCGGGGTCTGGACCCGGCTCTTGCGCGCCGCTGCGCGGCGGTGCGGATCGGGGACATCCTCGACCGGCATCTCCTCGACCGCCTGAGGAGCGAGTTCGAGATCTCCGTCGTCTTCCATCTGGCGGCCCTTCTCTCCACCCGCGCCGAGTTCATCCCCGAGACCGCCCATGAGGTCAACGTGCAGGGCACGCTGGGCGTGCTCCGCCTGGCGCTCGAGGAGGCCCGCTCGCTGGGCCGCCCGGTGAAGGTCCTCTTCCCGAGCTCCATCGCCGTCTACGGGTTGCCGGACCTCGCGGCCAAGCGCGCGGCCGGCCGGGTCGCCGAGGACCGTTGGCTCGGCCCCATCACGATGTACGGCTGCAACAAGCTCTACTGCGAGCACCTGGGCCGCTACTTCGCCCGCCACTACCGCCAGCTCGCCGCGCCGGGCGGGCTCGGGGGCGTCGACTTCCGCGCCATCCGGTTCCCCGGGCTCATCTCGGCCTTCACGCTGCCCAGCGGGGGGACCAGTGACTACGCCTCGGAGATGCTCCACGCCGCCGCCCAGGGGCGCTCCTATACCTGCTTCGTCCGCGAAGACACACGGCTCCCCTTCATGGCGATGCCCGACGCCATCGGAGCCCTGCTCGCCCTGATGGAGGCGCCAGGCGAGTCGCTGACAACCCTCGTGTACAACGTCGGGGCCTTCAGCCCGAGCGCCGGCGAGATCGCCGATCTGGTACACGCGGCCTTCCCGGCCGGGCAGATCGCCTTCGCGCCGGATCCGCGCCGCCAGGCCATCGTGGACTCCTGGCCGGAGGATGTCGATGACGCGCGGGCCCGGCACGACTGGGGCTTCCGGCCGGCCTACGATCTCGGGCGCGCCTTCGGCGAGTACCTGCTGCCCAATGTCCGGCGCCGCTACGCCGGGCCCTGA
- a CDS encoding ABC transporter permease → MRSYVLRRLGLFIPTLVGASVLVFVLMRLVPGDIAEILVYQSGSESSAIQRRQIQEIRQELGLDRPVVSQYLAWAGGAVRGDFGQSYTQRRPVGDILRERFPRSMELALLTLALAVAWAVPLGVVSAVRQNGALDYLARAVSLSGLSLPLFVTGALILYGLGRLFRWMPPLEFVAFTESPLENLKQLIWPALCQAYYISAPITRLTRSEMLEVIRQDYVRTARAKGLRERAVVYRHAMRNSLLPVVTFVGWWGGRLLGGLVIMEIIFVVPGMGTALVHAVAQRDYPTVQAMIFVMAVVFLTVNLLVDLTYAWLDPRIRYA, encoded by the coding sequence ATGCGCAGCTACGTGCTCCGGCGCCTCGGGCTCTTCATCCCCACCCTCGTCGGGGCCTCGGTGCTGGTCTTCGTGCTGATGCGGCTCGTGCCCGGCGACATCGCCGAGATCCTCGTCTATCAGAGCGGCTCCGAGTCGAGCGCGATCCAGCGGAGGCAGATCCAGGAGATCCGGCAGGAGCTCGGACTGGACCGCCCCGTCGTCAGCCAGTACCTGGCCTGGGCCGGCGGCGCCGTGCGCGGCGACTTCGGCCAGTCCTACACGCAGCGGCGGCCGGTCGGCGACATCCTCCGCGAGCGCTTCCCGCGCTCCATGGAGCTGGCGCTCCTGACGCTGGCCCTCGCCGTGGCCTGGGCCGTGCCGCTCGGCGTCGTCTCGGCCGTGCGCCAGAACGGCGCGCTCGACTACCTGGCGCGCGCCGTGAGCCTGAGCGGGCTCAGCCTGCCGCTCTTCGTCACCGGCGCCCTCATCCTCTACGGCCTGGGGCGGCTCTTCCGGTGGATGCCGCCACTCGAGTTCGTCGCCTTCACGGAGAGCCCGCTCGAGAATCTCAAGCAGCTCATCTGGCCGGCGCTCTGCCAGGCCTACTACATCAGCGCGCCCATCACGCGGCTCACGCGCTCCGAGATGCTCGAGGTGATCCGCCAGGACTATGTCCGCACGGCGCGGGCCAAGGGCCTGCGGGAGCGGGCGGTGGTGTACCGGCACGCGATGCGGAACTCGCTCCTGCCGGTGGTGACCTTCGTCGGGTGGTGGGGCGGCCGGCTGCTCGGCGGGCTCGTCATCATGGAGATCATCTTCGTCGTGCCCGGCATGGGCACGGCGCTGGTGCACGCGGTGGCGCAGCGGGACTACCCGACGGTGCAGGCCATGATCTTCGTGATGGCCGTGGTCTTCCTCACGGTGAACCTCCTCGTGGATCTGACGTACGCCTGGCTGGATCCGCGGATCCGCTACGCCTGA